The following proteins come from a genomic window of Mauremys mutica isolate MM-2020 ecotype Southern chromosome 7, ASM2049712v1, whole genome shotgun sequence:
- the DKK1 gene encoding dickkopf-related protein 1, which yields MLLGAARLCVALAAALCCCPWALAASSAGLGPSLLNSNAIKNLLPGGGAGLGGSPGSAAPADTALLEGGNKHQAVEPHQPYTCSEDEDCAPDEFCSSAPRGAGPAVPLCLACRKRRKRCLRHAMCCPGNYCNNGICVPSEQGHFLPGEMEETIIESFSPDHGIPDLHPKRTTSPSQLHHLKGQESTTCLRSSDCAAGLCCARHFWSKICKPVLKEGQVCTKHRRKGSHGLEIFQRCYCGEGLSCRLQRDYATTNTSRLHTCQRH from the exons ATGCTGCTGGGCGCAGCCCGTCTGTGTGTGGCGCTGGCGGCCGCTCTGTGCTGCTGCCCCTGGGCGCTGGCGGCGTCGAGTGCCGGGTTGGGCCCCAGCCTCCTCAACTCCAACGCCATCAAGAACCTGCTGCCAGGCGGCGGCGCCGGGCTGGGAGGCTCCCCCGGCAGTGCCGCGCCCGCAGACACGGCCCTGCTGGAGGGGGGCAACAAGCACCAGGCCGTCGAGCCCCACCAG CCTTACACGTGCTCGGAGGACGAGGACTGCGCCCCGGACGAGTTCTGCTCCAGCGCCCCGCGCGGGGCCGGCCCCGCAGTCCCGCTCTGCCTCGCCTGCAGGAAACGCCGGAAGCGCTGCCTGCGCCACGCCATGTGCTGCCCGGGCAACTACTGCAATAACG GGATCTGTGTGCCATCTGAGCAAGGTCACTTTCTCCCCGGGGAGATGGAGGAGACCATCATTGAGAGCTTCAGTCCTGATCATGGCATCCCAGACTTGCATCCCAAAAGGACCACatccccttcccagctgcacCACCTGAAAG GTCAGGAAAGTACCACCTGCCTCCGCTCTTCTGACTGTGCTGCTGGATTGTGTTGTGCACGTCACTTCTGGTCCAAGATCTGTAAACCTGTCCTTAAGGAAGGCCAAGTATGCACCAAACACCGAAGGAAAGGCTCTCATGGCCTGGAGATCTTCCAGCGATGCTACTGTGGAGAAGGCCTGTCCTGTCGGCTACAAAGAGATTATGCAACCACCAACACTTCCAGACTGCATACTTGCCAAAGACATTGA